A single region of the Triticum dicoccoides isolate Atlit2015 ecotype Zavitan chromosome 2B, WEW_v2.0, whole genome shotgun sequence genome encodes:
- the LOC119360973 gene encoding putative ATP synthase protein YMF19 produces the protein MPQLDKLTYFSQFFWLCLLLFTFYILLFNNNNGILGISRILKLRNQLLSHRGGEIRSKDPKNLEDISRKGFSTGLSYMYSSLSEVSQWCKTVDYLGKRRKITLISDFEEISGSREMERQILYLISKSSYNTSSSRITCWKNIMLTHVPHGQGSIISRKPSDNLSIGSPKRMEKSQKHCLYVLLFRDSKKQASFHIAVSCVVISVHGDHEAPDTLW, from the exons ATGCCTCAACTTGATAAATTAACTTATTTCTCACAATTCTTCTGGTTATGTCTTCTCCTCTTTACTTTTTATATTCTCTTATTTAATAATAATAATGGAATACTTGGAATTAGTAGAATTCTCAAACTACGGAACCAACTGCTTTCGCACCGGGGGGGCGAGATCCGGAGCAAGGACCCTAAGAATCTGGAAGATATCTCGAGAAAAGGTTTTAGCACCGGTCTCTCATATATGTACTCCAGTTTATCCGAAGTATCCCAATGGTGTAAGACCGTCGACTATTTAGGAAAAAGGAGGAAAATCACTCTGATCTCTGATTTCGAAGAAATAAGTGGCTCACGAGAAATGGAGAGACAGATTCTCTATTTGATCTCGAAGTCCTCATATAACACTTCTTCCAGTCGGATCACTTGTTGGAAAAACATAATGCTCACACATGTTCCACACGGGCAAGGAAGCATAATATCACGAAAGCCGTCTGATAATCTTTCTATAGGTTCCCCGAAGAGAATGGAAAAGTCACAAAAACACTGTCTATATGTTCTGTTATTTCGAGATTCGAAGAAGCAAGCAAGTTTTCATATAGCTGTTTCCTGTGTAGTGATCTCTGTTCATGGAGATCATGAGGCCCCTGATACCCTGTG GTGA
- the LOC119364574 gene encoding putative ATP synthase protein YMF19 translates to MPQLDKLTYFSQFFWLCLLLFTFYILLFNNNNGILGISRILKLRNQLLSHRGGEIRSKDPKNLEDISRKGFSTGLSYMYSSLSEVSQWCKTVDYLGKRRKITLISDFGEISGSRGMERQILYLISKSSYNTSSSRITCWKNIMLTHVPHGQGSIIS, encoded by the coding sequence ATGCCTCAACTTGATAAATTAACTTATTTCTCACAATTCTTCTGGTTATGTCTTCTCCTCTTTACTTTTTATATTCTCTTATTTAATAATAATAATGGAATACTTGGAATTAGTAGAATTCTCAAACTACGGAACCAACTGCTTTCGCACCGGGGGGGCGAGATCCGGAGCAAGGACCCTAAGAATCTGGAAGATATCTCGAGAAAAGGTTTTAGCACCGGTCTCTCATATATGTACTCCAGTTTATCCGAAGTATCCCAATGGTGTAAGACCGTCGACTATTTGGGAAAAAGGAGGAAAATCACTCTGATCTCTGATTTCGGAGAAATAAGTGGCTCACGAGGAATGGAGAGACAGATTCTCTATTTGATCTCGAAGTCCTCATATAACACTTCTTCCAGTCGGATCACTTGTTGGAAAAACATAATGCTCACACATGTTCCACACGGGCAAGGAAGCATAATATCATGA